TTCGTTTACCAGGCGCCCTTTGTCGTCGAGTTCTACGTTGGCCTGCGCGATAACGTGACGGTCTTCTTCCCAGGCTGACAAATAGAAGGAGAATGGCTCGAAGTCCGCCGGCTTCTTGCGCTTCGACTTCAGCTCGTCATTGACCTTCTCCAGTTCGTGCAGTTCGACGTGGTCGCCCACGCGATGTTCGCTGTCTCCGCTGTTCATTACTTGGACAAAGTCCTGAACGCGCGATCCCTTTACGCGGCGATAAGGCGATTCGATAAATCCGTAATCGTTGATACGCGCGTAGCACGAGAGCGAGGAAATCAGACCGATGTTTGGACCTTCTGGCGTCTCGATCGGGCAGATGCGTCCGTAGTGCGTCGGATGAACGTCGCGAACTTCGAACCCAGCTCGTTCGCGCGACAGGCCACCCGGCCCAAGCGCCGAGAGACGCCGCTTGTGCGTGATCTCGGAGAGCGGGTTGGTTTGATCCATGAATTGCGAGAGCTGCGACGATCCGAAGAATTCGCGGATTGCAGCCATCACCGGCTTCGCATTCACCAGATCGTGCGGCATGGCCGTCGACATTTCCTGGTAGACGCTCATCTTTTCCTTGATGGCGCGCTCCATGCGGACGAGGCCAATGCGGAACTGGTTCTCCATCAACTCTCCAACTGCTCGCACGCGGCGATTGCCGAGGTGATCGATGTCATCCACCAGGCCGATGCTGCGACGCAATTTGAGCAGGTAGCGAATGGTTGCGTAGAAATCTTCCGGCTCGAGCGTGCGGTGATCGAGCGAGGTGTGATCGTTCTTCTCGTACAGCTTGATGTTGAATTTCAAGCGGCCCACGCGCGAAAAGTCATACTTACGCGCATCGAAGAACATGCCATGGAAGAGCGATGTTGCTGTGTCGAGCGTCGGTGGATCGCCGGGGCGCAGCTTGCGGTAGATCTCGATCAGCGCTTCCTGCGGCGTCTTCACGGAATCGCGTCGCAGCGTGTTTGAAATCACGTTGCCCACATCGTCGCGCTCGGGGAAGAACAGATGCAGCTCTGTGATGCCTGCATCAATCATCTTCGAGAGCTTGTCTGCCGTCAGCTCAGTGTTGGCTTCGAGCAGAACTTCACCGGTGCTGGTATCGACTACATCGGCAGCGGTGAATGCGCCCTCGAGATCGGTGGTGTCGATTTCGATCTCGGTGATCTTCGCCTTCTGAATTTCCTTCAGGACCGAGGGAGAAATCTTTCGTCCGGAGTGAGCAACTTCTTCTCCGCCCTTGGTCTTAATGCTGTGGGCTAGCTTCAGGCCCAGCAGGTTGGTCGGACGCTCGATGTTCGGCTCCAGCGTCCAGTAAATCTTCTTCTCGCGGACCGCGATCTTGTCGACCGTGTAGAACGTACGGAGAATGTCTTCATCGGAGCGCAGGCCGAGGGCGCGCAGGAAGATTGTGCCCAGGAATTTGCGCTTGCGATCGATGCGCACATACAGCGTGTTCTTCTGGTCGTACTCGAATTCAACCCATGAACCGCGATACGGAATGATCTTGCCGAGGAAGTAAGTGCGGTTGTTGGCGGTCTCGAAGAAGACGCCAGGCGAGCGGTGCAACTGGCTGACGATTACACGCTCGGTGCCGTTGATGATGAATGTCCCATTCTGGGTCATCAATGGGATGTCACCGAAGAAGACTTCCTGCTCCTTGATGTCGCGAATGCTCTTGGCGCCGGTTTCAGCGTCTTTGTCGAAAATGGTGAGGCGAATCGTGACCTTGAGCGGAGCGGAGTACGTCATACCTCGCTCTTCGCACTCGTTTACGTCGTACTTGAGCTGCAAGCCGACCGGGTCACCGCACTTGTTGCAAAAGTCCGGAGTGTTGGCGTTGTAGGTGCCGCACTTTCCGCAAAGCACTTCGCCCGGATGAAATGGATCGGTGATGACCGTGGCTCCGCAATTCCGGCAGGTCGTGCGAAGGTGATGGAGACCTTTGAGGTGTCCGCATTTGCACTCCCAGTTGCCGATGGCGTAGTCAACGAATTCAAGCTGCGACACGTTGCGAAAGTCCGAAATCGGGAACACGGACTGGAAGACGGACTGAAGTCCGCTATCGTCACGCTCGCTTGGCAGCTTGTCCATTTGCAGAAAGCGATCATACGAACGCTTCTGCACTTCGATCAGATTTGGAATCTGGATCGTCGCTGGAATTTTGCTGAAATCAAGACGAGTGCGACGGGCACGGTGGTTATTATTCGGCATGTGACTCCTAGATCTGTTGAATGACCTGCGTCTCCGCAGTCACCCGGCTGGCACTTCGCGATTGCCGCGAGCGTCAGCTCACCTTGAATGTTGCGTATCAGTCGCTGGGGCGGGATTGACGCAGGCAATCAGCTCGCGTCAAGATGCATCAAATCGTTTTACTTCCTCGACTGGCCCGCTCCTCAATCGCCAGCGAGAAAAAAATCATTTTGAAAACCGAGGAAATTGAGCTATATAGGAGCGGAGCAGCACACAGACACGAAAGCACCTACGCAAGAGCAAAGCTCTGCGCAGGCGCCGTAACAGCGCAAAAAATATTGTGGTTTGTCAGTTTCCCGCGCCAGTTCTTAAGGCCTGTGTGAAGTCCGCCGCCGCGAACTCTATCCCATGAGGCACTCTCGACAGCGGACCCTTATGCCACGCTGTCGGCACCTCTGATCAAATCCGAATTCTGCCTCGAATCAACACATTATAGCTGATACCACCCACTGCTTGGCAAGTGTGGGCATAAACGTGCTTGTTCGAGGACAAGATAAGGAGAAAATCTGGCGAAGACGGATCGCCTCCCGCCTTCGCCGAAAAACCTTACAACCATTGATGCCGCCACTGGCACTTTCGATTCAAAGCGCTTCAGGCACACCACTTGCGCCGCTTCAGGCGCAATGACTATTTGACTTCGACTGTAGCGCCAGCGTCCGTGAACTTTTTCTTGATGTTCTCGGCTTCTTCTTTGTTGACGCCTTCCTTGATCGGCTTCGGAGCGCCGTCAACCAGGTCCTTAGCCTCTTTCAGGCCGAGGCTGGTGACTTCGCGTACAGCCTTGATGACATTGATCTTATTGGCGCCAACACCGGTGAGAACGACGGTAAATTCCGTCTTCTCTTCCGGAGCCGCCGCAGCTGCCGCCGCGCCGGCACCGCCAGCCACTACAACTGGAGCAGCAGCCGCAGCCGAAACGCCGAGGCGAGCTTCCAGTTTCTTTACGAGCGACGCCGCATCGAGCAGCGACAGCCCAACAATCTGATCTTCCAACGCTTGAATATCCGCCATGTTCAATCTCCTCGAATTCCTAAAAACTGTAATTTCCAAATCGGGTGATCGGGTCATCGGGTGATCGGGCGAAG
This region of Terriglobales bacterium genomic DNA includes:
- the rplL gene encoding 50S ribosomal protein L7/L12, with the translated sequence MADIQALEDQIVGLSLLDAASLVKKLEARLGVSAAAAAPVVVAGGAGAAAAAAAPEEKTEFTVVLTGVGANKINVIKAVREVTSLGLKEAKDLVDGAPKPIKEGVNKEEAENIKKKFTDAGATVEVK
- the rpoB gene encoding DNA-directed RNA polymerase subunit beta, whose protein sequence is MPNNNHRARRTRLDFSKIPATIQIPNLIEVQKRSYDRFLQMDKLPSERDDSGLQSVFQSVFPISDFRNVSQLEFVDYAIGNWECKCGHLKGLHHLRTTCRNCGATVITDPFHPGEVLCGKCGTYNANTPDFCNKCGDPVGLQLKYDVNECEERGMTYSAPLKVTIRLTIFDKDAETGAKSIRDIKEQEVFFGDIPLMTQNGTFIINGTERVIVSQLHRSPGVFFETANNRTYFLGKIIPYRGSWVEFEYDQKNTLYVRIDRKRKFLGTIFLRALGLRSDEDILRTFYTVDKIAVREKKIYWTLEPNIERPTNLLGLKLAHSIKTKGGEEVAHSGRKISPSVLKEIQKAKITEIEIDTTDLEGAFTAADVVDTSTGEVLLEANTELTADKLSKMIDAGITELHLFFPERDDVGNVISNTLRRDSVKTPQEALIEIYRKLRPGDPPTLDTATSLFHGMFFDARKYDFSRVGRLKFNIKLYEKNDHTSLDHRTLEPEDFYATIRYLLKLRRSIGLVDDIDHLGNRRVRAVGELMENQFRIGLVRMERAIKEKMSVYQEMSTAMPHDLVNAKPVMAAIREFFGSSQLSQFMDQTNPLSEITHKRRLSALGPGGLSRERAGFEVRDVHPTHYGRICPIETPEGPNIGLISSLSCYARINDYGFIESPYRRVKGSRVQDFVQVMNSGDSEHRVGDHVELHELEKVNDELKSKRKKPADFEPFSFYLSAWEEDRHVIAQANVELDDKGRLVNELVNARKAGNFVLVPRDEVDYIDVSPKQLVSVAASLVPFLEHDDANRALMGANMQRQSVPLLRAEAPIVGTGMEGVTARDSGAVVLARRNGIVDSVDSERIIVRVEGEHHPTQLSREVGSDIYQLIKFKRSNQNTCISQKPIVRKGDRVVKGQVIADGPCTDMGELALGRNVLVAFMPWRGYNFEDAILVSEKLVRDDYYTSVHIEEFEIEARDTKLGPEEITRDIPNVSESALRDLDESGVIRIGASVHAGDILVGKVTPKGETQLTPEEKLLRAIFGEKAGDVRDASLTCPPGIEGTVVDVKIFSRKGQEKDERAKAIEATQIEKLEKNLADEIRILTDERLKRLDNILGSKEVQADLHDERTNKRLLTKGAILDRETIERISTRNLKRIKYDNKDPRVNEQIDEIEEMTSRQIDVLRKIVNEKISKLQKGDELPPGVIKLVKVYIAMKRKLSVGDKMAGRHGNKGVIARILPEEDMPYLQDGTPVEIVLNPLGVPSRMNVGQILETHLGWAGHDLGKRISKLLSENSREETLRRELRQIFKDTPYLKSIADIDDDTLLSVAQGMEKGVFFGTPVFDGATEKEIKSLLDQSGLPTSGKTELFDGMTGDKFEQPVTVGYIYMLKLSHLVDDKIHARSIGPYSLITQQPLGGKAQFGGQRFGEMEVWALEAYGAAYILQELLTAKSDDVYGRTKIYEAIVKGEAAIEPGVPESFNVLIRELQSLCLDVELIKAKERPALAAAAAD